A single genomic interval of Alistipes provencensis harbors:
- a CDS encoding calcineurin-like phosphoesterase C-terminal domain-containing protein — translation MKRILNILCVSLLCMGYCGCSADESTENPRSFTTLETAEQAVITTREGLTKYFSVTSNTSWTVKAQDNWVHITPQSGNNGTTTVALTVDPATSDDPRGSGLFFSSGNSVVQFSVPVFQMAQNDLVVSPDAVPTVSKEGTTLNFTVASYGEYEVDTNCDWITMEPVRTISPQIAAYTFTVPVNEGRGRSTRITFTGKSGAASTEVTVTQEGVKLIPDREGATIKGEVTCESVPMEGVVVSDGFEVTTTDKDGCYWLASKKKNGSVFISIPGGYMVDTDGSIPSFWQATTAAADVVEEHSFSLRREPNTQHILLATTDPHMANRYNYNKTYTDTPQYRNDFRGDIDAFVREHGTKNVYAICLGDLTWDIYWYDKGTFYTLEDYRKEIENFPVPYFQVIGNHDYDMKFTDDFKAAEAFRRIIGPTYYSFNLGDIHYVVLDNMYYINENEDRSHDTYVDDEQLAWLRKDLEHVDKSKPVFVCMHCSAYAITGVSNNKVSVKPNFKDSGTAELGDCFKGFASVHYLTGDTHINRAVANEDMPAGYNNIFEHNMGAICASWWWTGYVSQNSICKDGSEGGYMVFTNNGGEVKWRWKGMKVDAGKQFRTYDMNVVKNHYATDASVKAFLQKYPLRSRYTACKENTVYINVWNWDSGWEISVKENGKPLTVTQVRAEDPLHNLSYDIPRTASNGSITSSFATYNTTHIFSVEAASATSTLEIEIRDRFGVPYTESMTRPKAFTTHME, via the coding sequence ATGAAAAGAATCCTGAACATACTGTGCGTTTCCCTGCTCTGCATGGGATATTGCGGTTGCAGTGCCGACGAAAGCACTGAGAACCCGCGGTCCTTCACGACCCTCGAAACCGCCGAGCAGGCGGTCATCACCACCCGGGAGGGGCTTACCAAATACTTCTCCGTCACCTCCAACACGAGCTGGACGGTCAAAGCCCAAGACAACTGGGTGCACATCACGCCCCAGAGCGGCAACAACGGCACGACGACCGTCGCCCTGACGGTAGACCCCGCAACCAGCGACGATCCGCGCGGCTCGGGCTTGTTCTTCTCCTCGGGGAACAGCGTCGTGCAGTTCTCCGTCCCGGTCTTCCAGATGGCGCAGAACGATCTGGTGGTCTCGCCCGACGCCGTACCGACCGTCTCGAAGGAGGGCACGACGCTGAACTTCACGGTGGCCAGCTACGGCGAGTATGAGGTGGACACCAACTGCGACTGGATTACCATGGAACCCGTCAGGACGATCTCGCCGCAGATCGCCGCCTACACCTTCACGGTCCCGGTCAACGAGGGCCGCGGACGCAGCACCCGGATCACCTTCACGGGCAAGTCCGGAGCCGCCTCGACCGAGGTGACCGTCACGCAGGAGGGTGTCAAGCTCATCCCCGACAGGGAGGGCGCCACGATCAAGGGCGAGGTGACCTGCGAAAGCGTGCCGATGGAGGGCGTGGTCGTCTCCGACGGTTTCGAGGTGACCACCACCGACAAGGACGGCTGCTACTGGCTCGCCTCGAAGAAAAAGAACGGCTCGGTGTTCATCTCCATTCCGGGCGGTTACATGGTCGACACCGACGGAAGCATCCCGTCGTTCTGGCAGGCGACGACCGCCGCCGCGGACGTCGTCGAGGAGCACTCGTTCAGCCTGCGCCGCGAGCCCAACACGCAGCACATCCTGCTGGCCACGACCGACCCGCACATGGCCAACCGCTACAACTACAACAAGACCTACACCGACACGCCACAATACCGCAACGACTTCCGCGGGGACATCGACGCCTTCGTCAGGGAGCACGGCACGAAGAACGTCTACGCCATCTGTCTGGGCGACCTGACGTGGGACATCTACTGGTACGACAAGGGCACGTTCTACACGCTCGAGGACTACCGCAAGGAGATCGAGAATTTCCCCGTGCCCTATTTCCAAGTCATCGGCAACCACGACTACGACATGAAGTTCACCGACGACTTCAAGGCTGCGGAGGCGTTTCGCAGGATCATCGGCCCCACATACTACTCGTTCAATCTGGGCGACATCCACTACGTCGTGCTCGACAACATGTACTATATCAACGAAAACGAGGACCGCAGCCACGACACCTACGTCGACGACGAACAACTGGCATGGCTCAGAAAGGACCTCGAACACGTCGACAAGTCGAAACCCGTCTTCGTCTGCATGCACTGCTCGGCCTACGCCATCACCGGCGTTTCGAACAACAAGGTCAGCGTAAAGCCGAATTTCAAGGACTCGGGGACCGCCGAGCTGGGCGACTGCTTCAAGGGCTTCGCCAGCGTGCATTACCTGACGGGCGACACGCACATCAACCGTGCGGTGGCCAACGAGGACATGCCCGCGGGTTACAACAACATCTTCGAGCACAACATGGGCGCCATCTGCGCCTCGTGGTGGTGGACGGGCTACGTCTCGCAGAACAGCATCTGCAAGGACGGCAGCGAGGGCGGCTACATGGTCTTCACCAACAACGGCGGCGAGGTGAAATGGCGCTGGAAGGGGATGAAAGTCGACGCCGGCAAGCAGTTCCGGACCTACGACATGAACGTCGTGAAGAACCACTACGCCACGGATGCCAGCGTCAAGGCCTTCCTCCAGAAATACCCGCTGCGCTCGAGGTATACCGCCTGCAAGGAGAACACGGTCTACATCAACGTCTGGAACTGGGATTCGGGCTGGGAAATCTCGGTCAAGGAGAACGGAAAGCCCCTGACGGTCACGCAGGTCCGGGCCGAGGACCCGCTGCACAACCTCTCGTACGACATTCCGCGCACGGCGTCGAACGGCAGCATCACCTCGTCGTTCGCCACCTACAATACCACGCATATCTTCTCGGTGGAGGCCGCCTCGGCGACCTCGACGCTGGAGATCGAGATCAGGGACCGCTTCGGAGTGCCCTACACCGAGTCGATGACGCGCCCCAAGGCCTTCACGACCCACATGGAATAA
- a CDS encoding alpha-N-acetylglucosaminidase, which translates to MNIRSVIKRLLPALAMLAAVLPAAASAPVDEARGVIARTAGGWPANVELKLVDKAPSGCDRFAVEARKGRLVIEGSSAVALCRGFYDYVTSHGYGVCTWSGSRFDLPERFPDTPRREVTSPFERRLYMNVCTFGYTSPFWGWDEWEREIDWMALHGFDMPLAPIAGEAILARVWRRMGLTDEEIGVLFTGPAHLPWMRMGNMSGLDGAPTPQWHEAQIALQHRIIDRMEALGMTPVYQGFAGFVPPAMKRIHPEAQLTETKWSGFRNWMLSPLDPLFSEIGTTFVRAWEEEFGKGRYYLIDSFNEMDVPFGPKGSPERAATLRHYGRTIYRSLAEANPDAVWVMQGWMFGYQRNIWDPESVEALLSGAPDGRMMILDLAVDFNNFIWRSEKSWNHLHGFFGREWIYSTVPNFGGRTALIGNLEFYANGHLDALASPDRGRLTGYGTSPEGVENNEVVYEIIAAAGWSGDRIDLKRFLHDYSAARYGSCPEEIDRFWTEMLQSSYNECTNNARYRWQLRPYSHRMPTMGINEHYYAAIEHFLACADELGGSELYRTDAIQYAALYLASKADMLLETANWADLYGAREEAYDCAMRIEELLLDADRLLASHPLLRLDRWSGMARGAGCTEEEKERFVGESRRLVSVWGGPSLSDYSARVWSGVIRDYYVPRLNKYLEAKIDGTAFDFRSWDEQWHASRTASHVEPFADPLAAARRLVGEARGITPAESRRPADAVAFWSPFELSKPSVTLSFTVGWGQFEKARALRIVPVRGLEPVKVTNVRCSANRYDRAREEVSLEVGPAGGAVEIPLHKLEAPDPLSKEVTVYIRIEGKAAADNYAAIELAY; encoded by the coding sequence ATGAACATACGATCAGTCATAAAACGACTCCTGCCCGCGCTGGCGATGCTTGCGGCGGTTCTGCCCGCCGCGGCGTCGGCTCCCGTCGACGAAGCCCGGGGCGTGATCGCCCGCACCGCGGGCGGCTGGCCCGCGAACGTGGAGCTGAAGCTGGTGGACAAGGCCCCGTCGGGCTGCGACCGCTTCGCCGTGGAGGCCCGCAAGGGGCGGCTCGTCATCGAGGGCAGCAGCGCCGTGGCCCTCTGCCGCGGATTCTACGACTACGTCACGTCGCACGGCTACGGCGTCTGCACATGGTCGGGCAGCCGCTTCGACCTCCCGGAACGCTTCCCCGACACGCCGAGGCGGGAGGTCACGTCGCCTTTCGAACGGCGGCTCTATATGAACGTCTGCACTTTCGGCTACACCTCGCCCTTCTGGGGCTGGGACGAATGGGAGCGCGAGATCGACTGGATGGCCCTCCACGGCTTCGACATGCCGCTGGCCCCGATCGCCGGCGAGGCCATCCTCGCCCGCGTATGGCGCCGGATGGGGCTCACCGACGAGGAGATCGGCGTGCTCTTCACCGGCCCGGCCCACCTGCCGTGGATGCGCATGGGCAACATGAGCGGACTCGACGGCGCGCCGACACCCCAATGGCACGAGGCGCAGATCGCCCTCCAGCACCGCATCATCGACCGCATGGAAGCCCTCGGCATGACCCCGGTCTATCAGGGTTTCGCAGGCTTCGTGCCCCCGGCCATGAAGCGCATCCATCCCGAAGCGCAGCTCACCGAGACCAAATGGAGCGGCTTCAGGAACTGGATGCTCTCGCCCCTCGATCCGCTCTTCTCGGAGATCGGCACGACCTTCGTCCGCGCTTGGGAGGAGGAGTTCGGCAAGGGCCGCTACTACCTCATCGACAGTTTCAACGAAATGGACGTGCCGTTCGGCCCCAAGGGATCGCCCGAACGCGCCGCGACGCTCCGCCACTACGGCCGGACCATCTACCGTTCGCTCGCCGAGGCCAATCCCGACGCCGTGTGGGTGATGCAGGGATGGATGTTCGGCTACCAGCGCAACATTTGGGACCCGGAGAGCGTCGAAGCCCTGCTGAGCGGCGCCCCCGACGGGCGGATGATGATCCTCGACCTCGCGGTGGACTTCAACAACTTCATCTGGCGCAGCGAGAAGAGCTGGAACCACCTGCACGGATTCTTCGGCAGGGAGTGGATCTACTCGACGGTGCCCAATTTCGGCGGCCGCACGGCGTTGATCGGCAATCTGGAGTTCTACGCCAACGGTCATCTCGACGCGCTGGCATCGCCCGACAGAGGCCGCCTGACCGGTTACGGCACCTCGCCCGAAGGGGTCGAGAACAACGAAGTCGTCTACGAAATCATCGCGGCGGCAGGGTGGAGCGGCGACCGGATCGACCTGAAACGGTTCCTGCACGACTACTCCGCGGCACGTTACGGAAGCTGTCCGGAGGAGATCGACCGCTTCTGGACGGAAATGCTGCAATCCTCCTACAACGAGTGTACGAACAACGCCCGCTACCGCTGGCAGTTGCGTCCGTACTCCCACCGCATGCCGACGATGGGCATCAACGAACACTATTACGCCGCCATCGAGCATTTCCTCGCATGCGCCGATGAGCTGGGCGGCAGCGAACTTTACCGCACCGATGCCATCCAGTACGCCGCCCTCTACCTCGCGTCGAAGGCCGACATGCTGCTCGAAACGGCCAACTGGGCCGATCTCTACGGCGCCCGCGAGGAGGCTTACGACTGCGCCATGCGCATCGAAGAGTTGCTGCTCGACGCCGACCGCCTGCTGGCGTCGCACCCGCTGCTGCGGCTCGACCGCTGGAGCGGCATGGCCCGCGGGGCCGGATGCACGGAGGAGGAGAAGGAGCGTTTCGTCGGGGAGTCGCGCCGTCTGGTCTCGGTCTGGGGAGGTCCTTCGCTGAGCGACTACTCGGCCCGCGTATGGTCGGGGGTCATCCGCGACTACTATGTGCCCCGGCTGAACAAGTATCTGGAGGCCAAAATAGACGGCACCGCCTTCGACTTCCGCTCGTGGGACGAGCAATGGCACGCCTCGCGCACGGCAAGTCATGTGGAGCCGTTCGCCGACCCGCTGGCCGCGGCCCGCAGACTGGTGGGGGAGGCGCGCGGCATCACCCCGGCTGAGAGCCGTCGCCCGGCCGACGCCGTAGCCTTCTGGTCGCCGTTCGAACTGTCAAAACCGTCGGTCACCCTCAGCTTCACCGTCGGCTGGGGCCAGTTCGAAAAGGCCCGGGCCCTGCGCATCGTCCCCGTACGCGGACTCGAGCCCGTGAAGGTCACCAACGTGCGCTGTTCGGCCAACCGCTACGACCGTGCCCGCGAAGAGGTGTCGCTCGAGGTGGGGCCCGCCGGAGGAGCCGTGGAGATACCCCTCCACAAGCTCGAAGCGCCCGATCCGCTGTCGAAAGAGGTGACGGTTTACATTCGCATCGAAGGCAAGGCTGCGGCCGATAACTACGCAGCCATCGAATTAGCATATTAG
- a CDS encoding acyltransferase family protein, with product MKPNQRLLSLDALRGFDMLFIMGFSGLVASLCALWPGAFTDAVAGSMGHAAWDGLTHHDTIFPLFLFIAGVSFPFSLAKQRANGLGERAILGKVIRRGATLVVLGLVYNGLFRLDFASLRVASVLGRIGLAWMFAAILYIYCGVKTRGIVAAAVLIGYSLLLCLVAAPDAPAGASPLSPEGNLAGWVDRQWLPGRILYKTFDPEGLLSTVPAIVSAMFGMFTGEFLRRERPGLTGNRKALYMALAAVAITLAGIAWSGIMPINKKLWSSSFTCVVTGYSLGMFALFYYLIDVRGWKRWTLFFRVIGLNSITIYLAQRIIPFDRISDFFLGGAASKCPEAVAAVVNGAGYVAVCWLFLYFLYKKNTFLKV from the coding sequence ATGAAACCCAACCAAAGACTCCTTTCGCTGGACGCCCTGCGGGGATTCGACATGCTCTTCATCATGGGCTTCTCGGGTCTCGTGGCATCGCTCTGCGCCCTGTGGCCCGGCGCCTTCACCGACGCCGTCGCCGGATCGATGGGGCACGCCGCATGGGACGGGCTGACCCACCACGACACGATCTTCCCGCTGTTCCTCTTCATCGCGGGCGTCTCGTTCCCCTTCTCGCTGGCCAAACAACGCGCCAACGGTCTCGGCGAACGGGCGATACTGGGCAAGGTGATCCGCCGGGGCGCGACGCTCGTGGTGCTGGGACTGGTCTACAACGGACTGTTCAGGCTCGACTTCGCGTCGCTGCGCGTGGCAAGCGTGCTGGGCCGCATCGGGCTGGCGTGGATGTTCGCCGCCATACTTTATATATATTGCGGCGTGAAGACGCGGGGCATCGTGGCCGCGGCCGTGCTGATCGGCTATTCGCTGCTGCTGTGCCTCGTCGCCGCACCCGATGCGCCGGCCGGTGCGTCGCCCCTCTCGCCCGAAGGCAATCTGGCGGGGTGGGTCGACCGGCAGTGGCTTCCGGGGCGCATCCTCTACAAGACATTCGATCCCGAAGGGCTGCTGAGCACCGTTCCGGCCATCGTCTCGGCCATGTTCGGCATGTTCACCGGAGAATTCCTGCGCCGCGAACGGCCGGGGCTCACGGGGAACCGCAAAGCACTGTACATGGCCCTCGCGGCGGTGGCGATCACGCTCGCCGGGATCGCATGGAGCGGCATCATGCCGATCAACAAGAAGCTGTGGAGCAGTTCGTTCACCTGCGTGGTGACGGGTTATTCGCTGGGGATGTTCGCGCTGTTCTATTACCTGATCGACGTGCGCGGCTGGAAACGGTGGACGCTCTTTTTCCGCGTCATCGGACTCAACTCCATCACCATCTACCTCGCACAGCGGATCATCCCCTTCGACCGGATCTCCGACTTCTTCCTCGGCGGCGCGGCCTCGAAATGCCCCGAGGCGGTGGCCGCGGTGGTCAACGGAGCCGGTTATGTCGCCGTCTGCTGGTTATTCCTCTACTTCCTTTACAAGAAAAACACATTCCTCAAAGTATGA
- a CDS encoding RagB/SusD family nutrient uptake outer membrane protein, translating into MKSYSIKTQIGILAAAFCLLFSGCALEDEWYSETTPDTFFRNKGDVYKVLNRPFTHLFWYDVGQRPPRRWYLQEMTADQMSMPTRGEDWYDGGHFVRLHSHNWTPDESSISDTWRGTAMGIALTIECRTDLERLDYPSLGLTEKDKADHINQLNALIGYFYLRGLDFFGAFPIFTDLTKPAEGRSKAEKVYAHTESLLKHALENLYPKEAGSEASSVISRGAAATLLARLYFNAESYIGEDHYAECAKLCEEIIGGEYGKYELDENWNGPFSFNNRQSQALIWALPSRNTDQEMFDTFYRYGFHYNMKLVFEGLFQPYNGFGLTPSHAPDGSSYTYRLNGPFSKFNDKDLRKKQYVYQGGGKYVGMLQLGAQVKPDGTPVTCIRAGYSGKQLVLVDYVALMSTLQSGQSPSTLRSSMLDGEEPSLYRLAKFPVAPKEDENCWAAFFPMIRLEEVYYMLAECRMRAGLKKEAADLINEVRSRAFENREDPDPVTKDNLDKYRMVDEWGIEFLGEGRRRTDLIRWGLFLSEEWWDHKASNDPSRLVFPVPTTAIAGNNKLADEPI; encoded by the coding sequence ATGAAATCATATTCCATAAAAACCCAAATAGGCATCCTTGCGGCAGCCTTCTGCCTGCTTTTCTCGGGATGCGCACTCGAGGACGAGTGGTACAGCGAAACGACGCCCGACACGTTCTTCCGGAACAAGGGCGATGTCTACAAAGTGCTCAACCGGCCCTTCACCCACCTGTTCTGGTACGACGTCGGACAGCGTCCGCCGCGACGCTGGTACCTGCAGGAGATGACCGCCGACCAGATGTCGATGCCCACGCGCGGCGAGGACTGGTACGACGGCGGACACTTCGTCCGGCTCCACAGCCACAACTGGACGCCCGACGAATCGTCGATCAGCGACACATGGCGCGGTACGGCCATGGGCATCGCCCTGACCATCGAGTGCCGCACGGACCTCGAACGGCTCGACTACCCGTCGCTGGGCCTCACGGAGAAGGATAAAGCCGACCACATCAACCAGCTCAACGCGCTGATCGGCTATTTCTACCTGCGCGGGTTGGACTTCTTCGGGGCATTCCCGATCTTCACCGACCTGACGAAGCCCGCCGAGGGCCGCAGCAAGGCCGAAAAGGTCTACGCCCACACGGAGAGCCTGCTCAAACACGCCCTCGAGAACCTCTATCCCAAGGAGGCCGGATCGGAGGCGTCGAGCGTCATCAGCCGCGGAGCCGCCGCGACACTGCTGGCCCGGCTCTATTTCAACGCCGAGTCGTACATCGGTGAGGACCATTATGCCGAGTGCGCCAAACTCTGCGAGGAGATCATCGGCGGCGAATACGGCAAATACGAGCTGGATGAAAACTGGAACGGACCCTTCTCCTTCAACAACCGCCAGTCGCAGGCGCTGATCTGGGCGCTGCCTTCGCGCAACACCGATCAGGAGATGTTCGACACGTTCTACCGCTACGGATTCCACTACAACATGAAACTCGTCTTCGAGGGACTTTTCCAGCCCTACAACGGCTTCGGACTGACTCCCTCGCACGCCCCCGACGGAAGTTCCTACACCTACAGGCTCAACGGTCCATTCTCGAAATTCAACGACAAGGACCTGCGCAAGAAGCAGTACGTCTATCAGGGCGGCGGCAAATATGTGGGAATGCTGCAACTGGGCGCACAGGTCAAGCCCGACGGGACGCCCGTTACATGCATCCGCGCCGGATACAGCGGCAAACAGCTCGTGCTGGTGGATTATGTGGCGCTGATGTCCACGCTCCAGTCCGGACAGTCGCCCTCGACGCTGCGTTCGTCGATGCTCGACGGCGAAGAGCCGAGCCTCTACCGGCTGGCCAAATTCCCCGTGGCCCCGAAGGAGGACGAAAACTGCTGGGCGGCCTTCTTCCCGATGATCCGCCTCGAGGAGGTTTACTACATGCTGGCCGAATGCCGGATGCGCGCCGGGCTGAAAAAAGAGGCCGCCGACCTGATCAACGAGGTGCGTTCGCGGGCCTTCGAGAACAGGGAGGACCCCGATCCCGTCACCAAGGACAATCTCGACAAGTACCGCATGGTCGACGAGTGGGGCATCGAGTTTCTGGGCGAAGGCCGCCGCCGCACGGACCTGATCCGCTGGGGGCTGTTCCTGAGCGAGGAGTGGTGGGACCACAAGGCGTCGAACGACCCTTCGCGGCTGGTATTCCCCGTGCCGACCACCGCCATCGCCGGCAACAACAAACTGGCCGACGAACCGATATAA
- a CDS encoding SusC/RagA family TonB-linked outer membrane protein: protein MSSIRKTCLALLALAVCMPLCTFAQITVSARKTAIRSVIQQIERTSEYRFFYNSSLPDLDRKVDIEVKDAAIGATLDKLFGGTAIAYTVSNYQISLAAKKEEAPRNLSGVVTGEQGEKLVGVTVIVKGTGKACATNVNGQFAFGEPLPNATLIVQSIGYKTQEVPVQGRTSLDIVLREESLQLDDVVVIGYGTLDKRELTSSITSLKNSDLLAGNTASPLQAIAGKVPGLNIVSASGTDPNSSISIQLRGANSIKSEQGPLIVVDGIPGGNMNILQKEDIVSIDVLKDASAGAIYGTRASGGVILVTTRMGQIGAPAVSYTGEFTTETVRRKAEVLSADEWLAHGQADRGGRTDWFDAITRTPFTQRHIVTMSGGTKNFSAYASLFYKNAQGMTIRSDKREIGGRFNFKFLTLNDRLELSGRLNYVDSKANIAPSSIFRDAMNLNPTIPVYNPDDPSGYKILEGEGEWNPVAVLALSENADHTARLQADVSAKLNIYDGLSTTLTVGTVGTSANKAYWESALHRRSRELARNGYAEQKWSTQNTESLEWIFNYNKLFGAHSIKAVAGYSYQRLGRKEKFEGDNANFSVDGTKWYNMGEGTWLKEGRSSIYSHKEPLETLVAYFARVNYSYADRYLLSVSARYEGSSKFGANNRYGWFPAVSAAWRISNESFMKNAKWLDDLRIRFGYGRTGNGWFAPGVTTRMYKYDTSSSVVRTWYFNGAWSSVYGLARNVNPDLQWETKDEYNFGVDFQVLKGRLSGKLDVYKRKVDNMIYDISVSQPPAVYDKTTMNVGSMENNGFEIELTGVPVQTKDWNYTTSLQISRNKTRLITLWGSQTNFDDYEFPTPGSPGKAVRLSPNEDIGRFYIWKYAGIADDGSWLLYDKDNNIIPAAEKTLEDKRHIGQAMPDVILSWDNSISWKNFDLSLFFRSWIGNDVFNMTEMYHGLQSASGQNTRNRLKTAFGRNANITGEKELCDYFLEDGSFLKLDAATLGYTLRIPSIKSYIRSIRFTFTARNVFCLTKYRGIDPEVNTNGLTPGFEGLEVWPSTRVFTFGITLNL from the coding sequence ATGAGTTCAATACGCAAAACGTGCTTGGCACTGCTCGCCCTCGCGGTGTGCATGCCGCTATGTACGTTCGCCCAGATCACCGTATCGGCCCGCAAGACGGCCATACGTTCGGTGATCCAGCAGATAGAGCGCACAAGCGAATACCGCTTTTTCTACAACTCGTCGCTGCCGGACCTCGACCGCAAAGTGGATATCGAGGTAAAGGATGCAGCCATCGGCGCGACGCTCGACAAACTCTTCGGCGGAACGGCCATCGCCTACACCGTTTCGAACTACCAGATCTCGCTCGCGGCCAAAAAGGAAGAGGCTCCCCGTAATCTTTCGGGAGTCGTCACCGGCGAACAGGGCGAAAAACTCGTCGGCGTGACGGTCATCGTCAAAGGCACCGGAAAAGCCTGCGCCACAAACGTCAACGGACAATTCGCCTTCGGCGAACCGCTTCCGAACGCCACGCTGATCGTGCAGTCGATCGGCTACAAGACGCAGGAGGTTCCCGTGCAGGGACGCACCTCGCTCGACATCGTGCTGCGCGAAGAGTCGCTGCAACTGGACGATGTCGTGGTGATCGGTTACGGCACGCTGGACAAGCGCGAGCTGACCTCGTCGATCACCTCGCTCAAGAACAGCGACCTGCTCGCCGGCAACACCGCCTCGCCGCTGCAGGCCATTGCCGGCAAGGTTCCGGGGCTGAACATCGTCTCAGCATCGGGCACCGACCCCAACAGCAGCATCTCGATCCAGCTTCGCGGCGCCAACTCGATTAAATCGGAGCAGGGCCCGCTGATCGTGGTGGACGGCATTCCCGGCGGCAACATGAACATCCTGCAAAAAGAGGACATCGTGTCGATCGACGTGCTGAAGGACGCTTCGGCAGGCGCCATCTACGGAACGCGCGCCTCGGGCGGCGTGATCCTCGTGACGACCCGCATGGGGCAGATCGGAGCGCCCGCGGTGAGCTACACGGGCGAATTCACCACCGAGACCGTCCGCCGCAAGGCCGAGGTGCTCTCGGCCGACGAATGGCTTGCCCACGGACAGGCCGACCGCGGGGGACGCACCGACTGGTTCGACGCCATCACACGGACTCCCTTCACGCAGCGCCACATCGTGACGATGAGCGGCGGCACGAAGAATTTCTCGGCCTACGCCTCGCTCTTCTACAAGAACGCGCAGGGCATGACCATCCGCTCGGACAAACGCGAGATCGGCGGACGTTTCAACTTCAAGTTCCTGACCCTCAACGACCGGCTCGAACTGAGCGGGCGTCTCAACTATGTCGATTCCAAGGCGAACATCGCGCCGAGCAGCATCTTCCGCGACGCCATGAACCTCAACCCGACCATTCCGGTCTACAACCCCGACGACCCCTCGGGTTACAAGATCCTCGAAGGCGAAGGCGAATGGAACCCGGTGGCCGTACTGGCCCTGAGCGAAAATGCGGACCATACGGCCCGCCTGCAGGCCGACGTCAGCGCCAAACTGAACATCTACGACGGTTTGAGCACCACGCTGACCGTGGGCACGGTGGGAACGTCGGCCAACAAAGCCTACTGGGAATCGGCCCTCCACCGCCGCAGCCGCGAACTGGCGCGCAACGGTTATGCCGAACAGAAATGGAGCACGCAGAACACCGAGTCGCTGGAGTGGATCTTCAACTACAACAAACTCTTCGGAGCCCACTCGATCAAGGCCGTGGCCGGATACTCCTACCAGCGGCTGGGCCGCAAGGAGAAGTTCGAAGGCGACAACGCCAATTTTTCGGTCGACGGCACCAAGTGGTACAACATGGGCGAAGGCACATGGCTGAAAGAGGGCCGGTCGTCGATCTATTCGCACAAAGAGCCGCTGGAGACGCTGGTGGCCTATTTCGCCCGCGTCAACTACTCCTATGCCGACCGTTACCTCCTCTCGGTCAGCGCCCGCTACGAAGGTTCGTCGAAATTCGGCGCGAACAACCGCTACGGCTGGTTCCCGGCCGTGTCGGCCGCATGGCGCATCTCGAACGAAAGTTTCATGAAGAACGCGAAATGGCTCGACGACCTGCGCATCCGCTTCGGTTACGGCCGCACGGGCAACGGGTGGTTCGCGCCCGGCGTCACGACCCGCATGTACAAGTACGACACCAGCAGCAGCGTCGTCCGCACATGGTATTTCAACGGAGCATGGTCATCGGTCTACGGACTGGCGCGCAACGTCAACCCCGACCTGCAGTGGGAGACCAAGGACGAATATAACTTCGGCGTGGACTTTCAGGTCCTGAAAGGCCGTCTGAGCGGTAAACTGGACGTCTACAAGCGCAAGGTAGACAACATGATCTACGACATCAGCGTTTCGCAGCCGCCCGCCGTCTACGACAAGACGACGATGAACGTGGGTTCGATGGAAAACAACGGTTTCGAAATCGAACTGACGGGCGTGCCCGTGCAGACCAAAGACTGGAACTACACGACCTCGCTGCAAATCTCGCGCAACAAAACCCGCCTGATTACGCTGTGGGGCAGCCAGACCAATTTCGACGATTACGAGTTCCCGACGCCGGGCAGCCCCGGCAAGGCCGTGCGGCTCTCCCCGAACGAGGACATCGGCCGGTTCTACATCTGGAAATACGCCGGAATCGCCGACGACGGCAGTTGGCTACTCTATGACAAAGACAACAACATCATTCCGGCCGCGGAAAAAACCCTCGAAGACAAGCGCCACATCGGTCAGGCCATGCCCGACGTCATCCTCTCGTGGGACAACAGCATCTCGTGGAAGAATTTCGACCTCTCGCTCTTCTTCCGCAGTTGGATCGGCAACGACGTCTTCAACATGACCGAAATGTATCACGGCCTGCAGTCCGCATCGGGACAGAACACCCGCAACCGCCTCAAAACGGCTTTCGGGCGCAATGCCAACATCACGGGCGAAAAAGAGTTGTGCGACTACTTCCTCGAGGACGGTTCGTTCCTCAAACTCGACGCCGCGACGCTGGGCTACACGCTCCGCATCCCGTCGATCAAGAGCTACATCAGGAGTATCCGCTTCACTTTCACGGCCCGCAACGTATTCTGCCTCACGAAGTACCGCGGCATCGACCCCGAAGTCAACACCAACGGACTGACCCCCGGATTCGAAGGGCTGGAAGTATGGCCCTCGACCCGCGTATTCACGTTCGGCATCACGCTCAATTTATAA